A genomic segment from Pediococcus acidilactici encodes:
- the dhaM gene encoding dihydroxyacetone kinase phosphoryl donor subunit DhaM → MEYGIVIVSHVAEIAQGVQRLIKQVAQDVPVTTAGGLANDEVGTEMQRIMQAFDDNAADKLLAFYDLGSAKMNLEMAAEMTAKEVKLYDTALVESAYTAAALLQVNTKIEDVEKQLQDLKIK, encoded by the coding sequence ATGGAATATGGAATTGTAATTGTTTCGCACGTTGCCGAAATTGCGCAAGGCGTGCAACGCCTAATTAAACAAGTTGCCCAGGACGTCCCGGTAACGACCGCCGGTGGATTAGCTAACGATGAAGTGGGTACCGAAATGCAACGCATTATGCAGGCATTTGACGACAATGCGGCAGATAAGCTGCTCGCGTTCTACGATTTAGGCAGCGCCAAGATGAACTTAGAGATGGCCGCGGAAATGACCGCTAAAGAAGTTAAGCTCTACGATACGGCTTTGGTGGAGAGTGCGTATACCGCGGCGGCTTTATTACAAGTCAACACTAAGATTGAGGACGTGGAAAAGCAGCTTCAGGACTTGAAAATCAAGTAA
- a CDS encoding ABC transporter ATP-binding protein/permease — translation MRKDRTKFNFRQFFGLIKKTSPKYLLLVLGVILLAISSGVQVYVPKLASTLVNNFTKGVDYSLLAKVVLLFVASAIFSAIGGTILGIFGENVIQNLRKTLWERLTLLKVSYFDTVKAGEISSRLVNDTNQVKQLLAVTFPQTLASIITVVGTVYMMIRMDWHMTLAMVIAVPVVVILMIPVMAFGTKVGHIRQDVLALFNGIVSETLSEIRLVKTSNAENQAQNHADNEINRLFKIGKKEAVFDAAMQPIMMMVFMSMIFGLLAYGIHRIAIGVMSIGTLMSFLMYLFNLIGALPIIATLFSEMAKASGSTRRVEELLEEEPEDFNHGEVLDLADKDLKVEHVDFAYADAPEEEVLKDISFEAKPNQVIAFAGPSGGGKSTIFSLLERFYEPTRGEIKFNNTNIRDIRLTNYRKQIGFVSQDSAMMAGTIRDNLTYGLDDDFTDEQLWEVLDLAYARKFVEEMPNQLDTEVGERGVKISGGQRQRIAIARAFLRNPKILMLDEATASLDSESEIKVQDALANLMKGRTTLVIAHRLSTIVDSDQIYFVENGQITGSGTHQELVASHPMYAKYVNEQFKVATA, via the coding sequence ATCCGTAAAGATCGTACTAAATTTAATTTTAGACAGTTTTTCGGGTTGATTAAGAAAACTAGCCCCAAGTACCTGCTTTTAGTCCTGGGGGTAATTTTATTAGCAATTAGTTCAGGGGTCCAAGTCTACGTACCTAAGTTAGCCTCCACGTTAGTTAATAACTTTACCAAGGGTGTCGATTACTCGTTATTAGCAAAAGTGGTTTTGCTGTTTGTGGCTTCGGCAATTTTTTCGGCAATTGGGGGCACGATTCTCGGAATCTTTGGCGAAAACGTCATCCAGAATTTACGAAAAACGTTGTGGGAAAGGTTGACCCTCCTAAAAGTTAGTTATTTTGATACCGTAAAGGCCGGCGAAATTTCGAGTCGGTTAGTTAACGATACCAACCAGGTTAAACAGCTTTTGGCGGTTACCTTTCCCCAAACCCTAGCCAGCATTATTACCGTGGTAGGGACCGTCTACATGATGATTCGGATGGATTGGCACATGACTTTAGCAATGGTAATTGCCGTTCCCGTGGTGGTCATTTTAATGATTCCGGTAATGGCCTTTGGAACGAAGGTCGGCCATATCCGGCAAGATGTGTTAGCACTATTTAACGGAATCGTTAGCGAAACGCTCAGTGAAATTAGGTTGGTAAAAACTTCTAACGCGGAAAACCAGGCCCAAAACCACGCTGACAACGAAATCAACCGCTTGTTTAAAATCGGGAAAAAAGAAGCCGTTTTTGATGCGGCGATGCAACCCATCATGATGATGGTTTTCATGAGCATGATCTTTGGCCTTTTGGCGTATGGAATTCACCGGATCGCAATCGGGGTGATGTCAATTGGTACCCTAATGAGTTTTTTGATGTACCTGTTTAATTTGATTGGTGCGCTTCCTATCATTGCGACCCTGTTTTCGGAGATGGCGAAAGCTTCCGGTTCCACAAGAAGGGTGGAGGAATTACTGGAAGAGGAACCAGAAGATTTTAACCATGGTGAAGTGCTAGACTTGGCTGATAAAGATTTAAAGGTGGAACACGTTGACTTCGCTTACGCGGATGCTCCTGAAGAAGAAGTCTTAAAAGACATTTCATTTGAGGCTAAGCCTAACCAAGTGATTGCGTTTGCGGGACCCTCTGGTGGCGGAAAATCAACCATCTTTAGTTTGTTAGAACGTTTCTATGAACCAACGCGCGGGGAGATTAAGTTTAACAATACTAATATTCGAGACATTCGGTTAACTAATTACCGTAAGCAAATTGGGTTTGTCTCCCAAGATTCAGCCATGATGGCGGGGACGATTCGTGATAACCTTACGTACGGTTTGGACGACGACTTTACGGACGAGCAGCTATGGGAAGTGCTAGATTTAGCGTATGCAAGGAAATTTGTCGAAGAAATGCCTAACCAACTGGATACTGAAGTTGGCGAACGGGGCGTAAAAATTTCTGGTGGACAGCGGCAACGAATCGCAATTGCTAGGGCGTTTCTCCGGAACCCGAAAATTTTAATGCTTGATGAAGCGACGGCTAGTTTGGATTCAGAATCGGAAATAAAGGTTCAAGATGCCTTAGCCAACTTAATGAAGGGGCGCACTACGCTAGTAATTGCCCACCGTTTGTCGACAATCGTGGACAGCGACCAAATTTACTTTGTGGAAAATGGGCAAATTACGGGTTCGGGAACGCATCAAGAGTTAGTTGCTTCCCACCCAATGTACGCTAAGTACGTGAATGAACAGTTTAAGGTAGCTACCGCGTAA
- the dhaL gene encoding dihydroxyacetone kinase subunit DhaL, whose product MLTVEDVKKWMEKFNQEIQAQHAYLSDLDTPIGDGDHGNNMARGMDAVMEAINGKDFPDLPAIFKTIAMSLISKVGGASGPLYGTAFMEMAKANSSDVHELLVAATAGVQKRGKAIMGEKTMVDVWEPISEKASFTAEDVERAVESTKPMIAKKGRASYVGERSVGHLDPGAVSTGYLLKALLAVEEK is encoded by the coding sequence TTGTTAACAGTGGAAGACGTAAAAAAATGGATGGAAAAATTTAACCAGGAGATTCAAGCCCAACACGCTTACTTGAGTGATTTGGATACCCCAATTGGGGACGGTGATCACGGAAATAACATGGCCCGCGGAATGGATGCCGTAATGGAAGCTATTAACGGGAAAGATTTTCCGGATTTGCCAGCGATTTTTAAAACAATTGCGATGAGTTTAATTAGCAAGGTTGGCGGAGCTTCGGGACCGTTATACGGGACCGCCTTTATGGAAATGGCAAAGGCTAATAGCAGTGATGTACACGAATTACTCGTTGCCGCTACTGCCGGTGTACAAAAACGGGGTAAGGCAATTATGGGCGAAAAAACGATGGTGGACGTCTGGGAGCCGATTTCAGAGAAAGCTTCCTTTACCGCAGAAGATGTCGAGCGGGCGGTAGAAAGCACCAAGCCAATGATTGCTAAGAAAGGCCGGGCTTCTTATGTAGGTGAACGTTCAGTAGGTCACCTAGACCCGGGCGCGGTTTCCACCGGTTACTTACTGAAAGCTTTGCTAGCAGTGGAGGAAAAATAA
- a CDS encoding MarR family transcriptional regulator, producing MNKDEILDNLMKITHQPFLVFANRVEEKTDNTFETLKLLAKEENVTAGRISEFLDIKPSSVTQIIKKLEQAGTVVREKSPSDSRVTIIKITDKGTESLKTHESIGGTLKDVLFKDFSDDELTKLADYLKRMVENMDGDEFKEKFSEVFSNDRRWEQFGKMSPHFERAREQMLRHNHFGRMRPGDFRGFDGFDDWKKGRR from the coding sequence ATGAATAAAGATGAAATTTTAGACAACTTGATGAAAATCACTCACCAACCTTTTTTGGTTTTCGCGAACCGGGTGGAAGAAAAAACGGATAACACGTTTGAAACTTTGAAATTGCTAGCTAAGGAAGAAAACGTAACTGCGGGCCGGATCTCGGAATTCTTAGATATCAAACCGTCCAGCGTGACCCAGATTATTAAAAAATTAGAACAGGCTGGTACCGTGGTTCGCGAAAAATCACCCAGTGATTCCCGCGTAACCATCATTAAAATTACGGATAAAGGGACCGAAAGCTTAAAAACTCACGAATCCATCGGTGGGACTTTAAAAGACGTCTTGTTTAAGGATTTTTCGGACGACGAGTTAACCAAGTTGGCCGACTATTTAAAACGGATGGTTGAAAACATGGACGGGGATGAATTCAAGGAAAAATTTAGTGAAGTGTTCAGCAACGATCGTCGTTGGGAACAATTTGGCAAAATGAGTCCGCATTTTGAAAGAGCCCGCGAACAAATGCTTCGGCATAATCATTTCGGAAGAATGCGGCCCGGCGATTTCAGGGGCTTTGATGGTTTTGATGATTGGAAGAAAGGACGGCGCTAA
- a CDS encoding oxidoreductase yields MSLTMAIIGFGKSANRYHIPYIKERDIKIKYIYNHRRHPEKEQGFYDSKTVFTDDLEQVLNDPEVQLVTVCTPPATHFEYGKSALEHGKNVLIEKPFVANQAEAKELFALADAKKLLAMPYQNRRFDSDYLTLKKVIERGYVGKPLLLESHFDKYRPDDSLHEGSQVDGQFYGLGVHMLDQILGLFGKPQTINYDIRAIQNPASSVDDFYETQLFYDNFKATVVSNPLAARPYPRFLLHGTNGTYVKYDIDQQENDLKLGIMPGDDHFGIDAPSQFGVVKYKNQNGDWIEKQIPTINGDYGRVYDSIVATLTNGDPKLVSNEQALWNMEILEAGIAEKGPHLYQMK; encoded by the coding sequence ATGTCACTTACAATGGCGATTATTGGATTTGGTAAAAGCGCCAACCGTTACCACATTCCCTACATTAAAGAACGCGACATCAAAATTAAATACATTTATAACCACCGGCGCCATCCGGAAAAGGAGCAAGGATTTTATGATTCCAAAACTGTCTTTACCGACGACCTCGAACAGGTTTTAAACGACCCGGAAGTTCAGTTAGTTACGGTTTGTACGCCGCCGGCCACCCATTTTGAATACGGGAAATCCGCGTTAGAACATGGCAAAAATGTTTTGATTGAGAAACCGTTCGTGGCCAACCAAGCCGAAGCTAAAGAACTTTTTGCACTTGCTGATGCCAAAAAATTATTGGCGATGCCTTACCAAAACCGGCGTTTCGATAGCGACTACCTCACCCTTAAAAAGGTGATTGAACGCGGCTACGTGGGCAAACCCCTGTTGCTTGAATCCCACTTTGATAAGTACCGTCCCGATGACAGCCTCCATGAAGGTTCCCAAGTCGATGGCCAATTTTACGGGTTGGGCGTCCACATGCTTGACCAAATTTTGGGGCTTTTTGGCAAACCTCAGACAATTAATTACGACATCCGGGCGATTCAAAATCCTGCTAGTTCCGTCGATGATTTTTACGAAACGCAGTTATTCTACGATAACTTCAAGGCGACCGTGGTCAGCAATCCGTTAGCCGCGCGTCCCTACCCTCGTTTCTTACTTCACGGAACTAACGGAACCTACGTTAAATACGACATTGACCAACAGGAAAACGACTTAAAGCTTGGCATCATGCCGGGCGACGATCATTTTGGAATTGATGCTCCTAGTCAATTTGGGGTGGTTAAGTATAAAAATCAGAATGGTGACTGGATTGAAAAACAAATTCCTACCATTAATGGGGATTATGGCCGGGTTTACGACTCCATCGTTGCCACCCTTACCAACGGCGACCCTAAACTAGTTTCCAACGAGCAAGCCTTGTGGAACATGGAAATTTTAGAAGCGGGAATTGCTGAAAAAGGTCCTCATCTTTACCAAATGAAGTAA